In one Mycobacterium sp. NBC_00419 genomic region, the following are encoded:
- a CDS encoding acyl-CoA dehydrogenase family protein, with protein MDEVGQLPLSPADRDFRDDVRTWLDEHLTGDFVGTADRGGPDDDDNWELRRAWERELGAGNWLGLSWPLEYGGRGATMTQEIIFAMECARAQTPPRAAFHGETLMAPTALTHGTAEQKQRLLPPMARGEVVWCQGYSEPGAGSDLAAINTRAERHGDQWVVNGQKIWTTFAQHASWIFAIVRTEPGTSRHAGLSYMLIPLDQPGVTVVPIRTMLGDSGFNEVFFDNAQTSVDNVLGAEGDGWNAAMTTLGHERATSVLNYQFSFVREMDQLRAVAARRGAASDPVLRHRLVDSYIGLQIMAHNNMRTLSVALRDGRFGPEASIGKYYWSRWHQQYTELAMDVLGPDALLGTEWGSGPDEDSQDCEAIRRSFIRARAETIYAGTSEVQKNIISERVLGLPREPKVGL; from the coding sequence GTGGACGAGGTTGGTCAACTTCCGCTCAGCCCTGCCGATCGTGACTTTCGTGACGACGTGCGCACGTGGCTCGACGAACATCTGACGGGCGATTTCGTCGGTACCGCCGATCGTGGCGGCCCCGACGACGACGACAACTGGGAGCTGCGGCGCGCGTGGGAACGCGAGCTGGGCGCCGGCAATTGGCTGGGTTTGTCCTGGCCCCTCGAGTACGGCGGGCGCGGCGCGACGATGACCCAGGAGATCATCTTCGCGATGGAATGCGCCCGCGCACAGACACCGCCGCGGGCGGCCTTTCACGGCGAGACGTTGATGGCCCCGACCGCGCTGACGCACGGCACCGCCGAGCAGAAGCAGCGCCTGCTACCCCCGATGGCGCGGGGCGAGGTGGTGTGGTGCCAGGGCTACTCGGAGCCCGGCGCGGGCTCGGATCTGGCCGCGATCAACACCCGCGCCGAACGCCACGGCGACCAGTGGGTGGTCAACGGCCAGAAGATCTGGACGACGTTCGCCCAGCACGCCTCGTGGATCTTCGCCATCGTGCGCACCGAACCTGGCACGTCCCGGCACGCCGGGTTGTCCTACATGCTGATCCCCCTCGACCAGCCGGGTGTGACGGTGGTCCCGATCCGCACAATGCTCGGTGACAGCGGCTTCAACGAGGTGTTCTTCGACAACGCGCAGACCTCGGTCGACAACGTGCTCGGCGCCGAAGGCGACGGGTGGAACGCGGCCATGACCACGCTCGGTCATGAACGGGCGACCTCGGTGCTCAACTACCAGTTCTCCTTCGTCCGCGAGATGGATCAGCTGCGGGCGGTGGCGGCCCGCCGCGGTGCCGCCAGCGACCCGGTGCTGCGCCACCGACTCGTCGACAGCTACATCGGACTGCAGATCATGGCGCACAACAACATGCGGACGCTGTCGGTAGCCCTGCGCGACGGGCGGTTCGGGCCGGAGGCCTCGATCGGCAAGTACTACTGGTCGCGTTGGCATCAGCAGTACACCGAGCTGGCGATGGACGTGCTCGGTCCCGACGCGCTGCTGGGCACCGAATGGGGTTCCGGTCCCGACGAGGACAGCCAGGACTGCGAGGCAATTCGGCGGTCCTTCATCCGGGCTCGCGCGGAGACCATCTACGCCGGCACCAGCGAGGTCCAGAAGAACATCATCAGCGAGCGCGTGCTGGGTCTGCCGCGCGAGCCGAAGGTGGGCCTGTGA
- a CDS encoding enoyl-CoA hydratase/isomerase family protein → MDDLLWSVEDGVGTITLNRPEARNAFTFDMIGRWADLLRQAKSDDDVRVVVLTGAGDKAFCSGVDLSAISNANPDLTPLQRKSQLHDQVHQVAHAVADLDKPLIAAINGVAVGAGLDMALMCDLRIMSTTARVSEGYVRVGLTPGDGGAYYLPRLVGTSKALELLLTGDFIDAAEALRIGLVNRLAEPAELRAKTTEFAGAIAAHPPVSVRMIKRATYQSANIDLRTALDMISSHFAVVAATEDAAEALAAMKEKREPRYVGR, encoded by the coding sequence GTGGACGACCTGCTGTGGTCCGTCGAGGACGGGGTGGGCACCATCACCCTCAATCGGCCGGAGGCCCGCAACGCCTTCACGTTCGACATGATCGGGCGATGGGCGGACCTGCTCCGGCAGGCCAAGTCTGACGACGACGTGCGTGTCGTCGTGCTCACCGGGGCCGGTGACAAGGCGTTCTGCTCGGGCGTGGATCTGTCGGCGATCTCCAATGCCAACCCCGACCTGACCCCGCTGCAGCGCAAGAGCCAACTGCACGACCAGGTCCATCAGGTCGCGCACGCGGTAGCCGATCTCGACAAGCCGTTGATCGCCGCGATCAACGGAGTGGCCGTCGGCGCCGGACTCGACATGGCGTTGATGTGCGACCTGCGCATCATGTCGACCACGGCCCGGGTATCGGAAGGCTACGTCCGCGTCGGCCTGACGCCGGGCGACGGTGGCGCGTACTACCTGCCGCGCCTCGTCGGCACCTCCAAGGCCCTCGAATTGCTGCTGACCGGCGATTTCATCGATGCGGCCGAGGCACTGCGGATCGGGCTGGTGAACCGGCTGGCCGAGCCGGCGGAGTTGCGCGCCAAGACCACTGAGTTCGCCGGGGCCATCGCGGCGCACCCGCCGGTGTCGGTGCGGATGATCAAGCGCGCCACCTACCAGTCCGCCAATATCGATCTGCGCACGGCGCTGGACATGATCTCGTCGCACTTCGCGGTGGTCGCCGCAACCGAGGACGCCGCTGAAGCTCTCGCGGCGATGAAGGAGAAGAGGGAGCCTCGTTATGTCGGCCGCTGA
- a CDS encoding CaiB/BaiF CoA transferase family protein, producing the protein MTGHGPLAGVRVLDLSRILAAPLTAQLLGDLGADVIKVERPGSGDDSRQYGPPFFGDAADNQSGFYLSANRNKRSITVDHSRPEGAALLAELAEHCDVLIENFRTGVLAKYGLDYPTLSARNPNLIYCSVTGFGQDGPYAARAGYDGVFQAMSGMMSVSGIPDGEPGAGPMKVGVSMVDVLTGLYASSAILAALHHRDGGGSGQHIDLALLDCGLAALSHYAQNYLVSGQAAPRRGNGGFGGIPSQAFRCSDAEIFVVASTPGQWSGLAKAVGRPELADDPRFATVSARIANRDMVLDTLDAIFAEHTAEEWVRRLEEADVPVSPVNTMDGVFTNPQIRHRGMRRRVEGDGAPPMELLANPIRYSETPIETYRRPPSLGQDTAEVLAELLHKSDSEISALRDNGVL; encoded by the coding sequence GTGACCGGACATGGCCCGCTGGCCGGTGTGCGGGTGCTCGATCTGAGCCGAATCCTGGCCGCGCCGTTGACCGCCCAGTTGCTCGGCGACCTGGGCGCCGACGTCATCAAGGTGGAGCGGCCCGGCTCCGGCGACGACTCCCGCCAGTACGGTCCGCCGTTCTTCGGTGATGCCGCCGACAACCAGTCGGGCTTCTACCTCAGCGCTAACCGCAACAAGCGCTCGATCACAGTGGATCATTCGCGCCCCGAGGGAGCCGCGCTGCTCGCCGAACTCGCCGAGCATTGCGATGTTCTCATCGAGAACTTCCGCACCGGGGTCCTGGCGAAGTACGGCCTGGACTATCCCACTCTGAGCGCCCGCAACCCGAACCTCATCTACTGCTCGGTCACCGGTTTCGGCCAGGACGGCCCCTACGCGGCGCGGGCCGGTTATGACGGTGTCTTCCAGGCGATGTCGGGGATGATGAGCGTGTCCGGCATACCCGACGGCGAGCCGGGCGCCGGCCCGATGAAGGTCGGCGTGTCGATGGTCGACGTGCTGACCGGGCTCTACGCCAGTTCGGCGATCCTGGCCGCGTTGCACCACCGCGATGGCGGCGGCAGTGGCCAGCACATCGACCTTGCGCTGCTCGATTGCGGGCTGGCGGCGCTGTCGCACTACGCACAGAACTACCTGGTGTCCGGTCAGGCCGCGCCGCGCCGCGGCAACGGCGGCTTCGGTGGAATCCCGTCTCAGGCATTCCGGTGCAGCGACGCCGAGATCTTCGTCGTCGCCTCCACACCTGGCCAGTGGTCCGGGCTCGCCAAGGCCGTCGGCCGGCCGGAACTCGCCGATGATCCCCGCTTCGCCACCGTCTCGGCCCGCATCGCCAATCGTGACATGGTCCTGGACACGCTGGACGCGATCTTCGCCGAGCACACCGCCGAGGAGTGGGTCCGCCGACTCGAAGAGGCCGACGTGCCGGTGAGCCCGGTCAACACCATGGACGGAGTGTTCACCAACCCGCAGATCCGCCACCGCGGGATGCGACGACGGGTCGAGGGCGACGGTGCGCCGCCAATGGAGTTGCTGGCCAACCCCATTCGGTATTCGGAGACGCCGATCGAGACCTATCGGCGTCCCCCAAGCCTCGGCCAGGACACCGCTGAGGTACTGGCTGAACTGCTGCACAAGTCCGATAGCGAAATCAGTGCACTACGCGACAACGGCGTGCTCTGA
- a CDS encoding SDR family oxidoreductase: protein MGLHDGRVVIVTGAAGGIGREHALEFARQGAKVVVNDLGPAGDVVEEITQLGGEAVANSDDISDWDGAGRLIQTALDTFGDLHVLVNNAGILRDKMFVNMDIDMWDAVIKVHMRGTFAPTKHAVAYWRDQHKAGTPVSHPRIVNTSSPSGLYGNVGQSNYGAAKAGIAAFTVILADELARLGITVNAIAPSALTQMTQGLDNYVAAMADIKERTGFDAGSPANISPIVVWLASPEAEAVTGRVFNVKGGSISVAETWQAGPGVSRESRWDPAELGEVIPGLLAEARPNSDGSGKPRV from the coding sequence ATGGGCTTGCATGATGGACGCGTCGTCATCGTCACCGGCGCCGCGGGCGGAATCGGGCGCGAACACGCACTGGAATTCGCCCGGCAGGGCGCCAAGGTCGTGGTCAACGACCTCGGCCCGGCCGGTGACGTGGTCGAGGAGATCACACAGCTCGGCGGCGAGGCTGTCGCGAACTCCGACGACATCTCCGACTGGGATGGCGCCGGCCGGCTGATACAGACCGCCCTGGACACCTTCGGTGACCTGCACGTGCTGGTCAACAACGCCGGCATCCTGCGCGACAAGATGTTCGTCAACATGGACATCGACATGTGGGATGCCGTCATCAAGGTGCACATGCGCGGCACCTTCGCGCCGACCAAACATGCCGTGGCCTACTGGCGGGACCAGCACAAGGCGGGCACGCCGGTGTCGCATCCCCGCATCGTCAACACCTCGTCGCCGTCAGGCCTGTACGGCAATGTCGGCCAGTCAAACTACGGAGCAGCCAAGGCCGGCATCGCCGCCTTCACCGTGATCCTGGCCGACGAGCTCGCCCGCCTGGGCATCACCGTCAATGCGATCGCCCCCAGCGCCCTGACCCAGATGACGCAGGGGCTCGACAACTACGTGGCAGCGATGGCAGATATCAAGGAGCGCACCGGATTCGACGCCGGCTCACCGGCCAACATCTCGCCGATCGTGGTGTGGCTGGCCTCTCCGGAGGCAGAGGCCGTGACCGGCCGGGTGTTCAACGTCAAGGGCGGCTCGATCTCGGTGGCCGAAACCTGGCAGGCCGGTCCGGGTGTCAGCCGCGAATCCCGCTGGGATCCGGCAGAACTCGGCGAGGTCATTCCTGGTCTGCTCGCCGAGGCACGACCGAACTCGGACGGTTCGGGTAAGCCCCGTGTCTGA
- a CDS encoding enoyl-CoA hydratase-related protein, with the protein MSDSAVVVDGIRADRHGPVGLIWLARPDRGNGFTTAMQIELHRQLAELDEDEAIRVIIVTGEGKLFSAGADMEPGGSNFAFDQKRHREAKAEIAARPRPWRMRTPIIGALNGSAVGLGLTFPLQWDIRIVNESAKYGFVFTRRGLIPEQNSLWLLPRLVGLSTATELLLTGRLFSGAEAARMGLATEAVPGERVLDRALAIAADIATNTAPSAVGVTKQLLYDMLAEGDREAAFGTEWEVFRWMGRQPDSAEGVASFLEKRTPNFAVPKDIPLPDELDGWEAS; encoded by the coding sequence GTGTCTGATTCCGCGGTCGTGGTGGACGGGATCCGGGCTGACCGCCACGGCCCGGTCGGGCTGATCTGGCTGGCCCGCCCCGACCGCGGCAACGGCTTCACCACGGCGATGCAGATCGAACTGCATCGGCAACTGGCCGAACTCGACGAAGACGAGGCCATCAGGGTCATCATCGTCACCGGCGAGGGCAAGCTGTTCTCGGCCGGTGCGGACATGGAGCCGGGCGGTTCCAACTTCGCTTTCGACCAGAAGCGCCACCGGGAGGCCAAAGCGGAGATTGCGGCTAGGCCGCGGCCGTGGCGGATGCGCACACCGATCATCGGAGCGCTCAACGGTTCGGCAGTGGGGCTGGGGCTGACGTTCCCGCTGCAGTGGGACATTCGGATCGTCAACGAATCGGCCAAGTACGGATTCGTCTTCACCCGGCGCGGACTGATTCCGGAGCAGAACTCGCTGTGGCTGTTACCGCGACTGGTCGGACTGTCCACCGCTACTGAACTTCTGCTCACCGGTCGGCTGTTCAGCGGTGCCGAGGCGGCGCGCATGGGCCTGGCGACCGAGGCGGTACCTGGCGAGCGGGTGCTCGACAGGGCGCTGGCGATTGCTGCTGACATCGCGACGAACACCGCCCCGTCGGCCGTCGGGGTGACCAAGCAGTTGCTCTACGACATGCTGGCCGAGGGTGACCGCGAAGCCGCGTTCGGCACCGAATGGGAAGTGTTCCGGTGGATGGGCCGGCAGCCGGACTCCGCCGAAGGGGTGGCCTCCTTCCTGGAGAAGCGGACACCGAACTTTGCTGTGCCGAAGGATATTCCGCTACCCGACGAACTGGACGGATGGGAGGCCTCGTGA
- a CDS encoding amidohydrolase family protein → MSAAEQSQGLYDAWINLPYLPGEVTPDPSVVARFKRGNSAYEGGETMTDVIAEMDRLDIAAGVLSKAPRDITPPYVHGTKTGEAVLRETCERLATIARDYPGRFVTSVGLDPRLGYEAAKHVRIAVREYGIRCIRIIPMFTGIAIDDKLAYPLYTAACDEGAVVSINVGVPGPMKPAKLQRTILIDEVALAFPELKIVMSHLGDPWISETVAMLIKHPNVFAMTAGWAPKYIPEDIVRFAQRRNPTKLMWASDYPILPFDRTAAEGRNVALTGDSLTGYLGANARAVFGDPA, encoded by the coding sequence ATGTCGGCCGCTGAACAATCGCAGGGTCTGTACGACGCCTGGATCAATCTGCCCTACCTGCCCGGTGAGGTCACTCCCGACCCGTCGGTGGTCGCCCGCTTCAAGCGTGGGAACAGTGCCTACGAGGGTGGCGAGACGATGACCGACGTCATCGCCGAGATGGACCGCCTCGACATCGCGGCAGGGGTGTTGTCCAAAGCGCCGCGCGACATCACCCCGCCGTATGTACACGGCACCAAGACCGGGGAAGCGGTGCTGCGCGAGACCTGTGAGCGCCTGGCCACAATTGCCCGGGACTACCCGGGCCGATTCGTCACTTCCGTCGGACTGGACCCGCGGCTGGGCTATGAAGCCGCCAAACACGTCCGGATCGCTGTGCGCGAGTACGGCATTCGCTGCATCCGCATCATTCCGATGTTCACCGGGATCGCGATCGACGACAAACTGGCCTACCCGCTGTACACCGCCGCGTGTGACGAGGGAGCCGTCGTCTCGATCAACGTCGGTGTGCCAGGTCCGATGAAACCGGCCAAGCTGCAGCGCACGATCCTCATCGACGAAGTCGCGCTGGCGTTTCCGGAGCTCAAAATCGTGATGAGCCACCTGGGCGACCCGTGGATCAGTGAGACCGTCGCCATGCTCATCAAGCACCCCAACGTGTTCGCCATGACTGCCGGCTGGGCGCCGAAGTACATTCCCGAGGACATCGTGCGATTCGCGCAGCGACGCAATCCCACCAAGCTGATGTGGGCCTCCGACTACCCGATCCTGCCGTTCGACCGGACCGCCGCCGAGGGCAGAAACGTTGCTCTGACTGGTGATTCGCTGACCGGATACCTGGGTGCCAACGCGCGGGCCGTCTTCGGCGATCCGGCCTGA